In the Carboxydothermus hydrogenoformans Z-2901 genome, one interval contains:
- the atpG gene encoding ATP synthase F1 subunit gamma, with product MPSMRDLRRRIKSIKNTQQITKAMKMVAAAKLRRAQEMVVASRPYAKRIKDVLARAAAATTETAHPLLIKREVKATGYVLITADRGLCGGFNANLIRKATVELKEFSNPKLITVGRKGRDFFKKRGYEIVGEFTNLGESISFDAARVIAGFIMEKYLDGTFDEVYLVFSEFVNPLVQRPQTLKLLPLEAPAEESGGGEYIFEPSADAVLNTLLPKYVEVQVYRALLESKASEHGARMTAMDTATENATEMIAKLTLQLNRARQAAITKEIAEIVGGAAALEA from the coding sequence ATGCCAAGCATGCGGGATTTACGCCGGCGCATCAAAAGTATCAAGAATACCCAGCAGATAACCAAAGCCATGAAAATGGTCGCAGCAGCAAAACTTCGCCGGGCCCAGGAAATGGTGGTGGCATCAAGACCTTATGCTAAAAGAATTAAAGATGTTTTAGCAAGGGCGGCGGCAGCCACCACCGAAACAGCTCACCCGCTCTTAATTAAAAGGGAAGTCAAAGCTACCGGCTACGTGCTCATCACGGCGGACCGCGGCCTTTGCGGTGGCTTTAACGCCAACCTTATAAGAAAAGCCACCGTGGAGTTAAAAGAATTTTCCAACCCAAAGCTTATAACCGTTGGCCGCAAGGGCCGGGACTTCTTTAAAAAGCGGGGTTATGAGATCGTCGGCGAGTTTACCAACCTGGGCGAGTCGATTTCCTTTGATGCGGCTCGGGTGATAGCTGGCTTTATCATGGAAAAATATTTAGACGGCACCTTCGATGAAGTTTACCTGGTGTTTTCGGAATTTGTAAACCCCCTGGTGCAGCGGCCGCAGACCTTGAAGCTTTTGCCGCTGGAAGCTCCTGCCGAGGAGAGCGGGGGTGGCGAATATATTTTTGAACCGTCCGCCGATGCGGTATTAAACACCCTGTTACCGAAATACGTTGAGGTTCAGGTTTACCGGGCTCTCTTAGAATCCAAGGCTTCCGAGCATGGTGCCCGGATGACCGCCATGGATACCGCAACGGAAAACGCGACGGAGATGATTGCCAAGCTTACCCTGCAGCTTAACCGCGCCCGTCAGGCGGCGATTACCAAAGAAATTGCCGAGATCGTGGGCGGGGCTGCTGCCCTTGAGGCCTAA
- the atpA gene encoding F0F1 ATP synthase subunit alpha: protein MNLRPEEIGSIIKQQIENYQVQVEVSSVGTVIQVGDGIARVYGLEDCMASELLEFPGGVLGMALNLEEDNVGCVILGPYTHIKEGDTVKRTGRVVSVPVGEALIGRVVNPLGQPLDGKGPIVTDKFRPVERIAPGVITRKSVHEPLQTGIKAIDSMIPIGRGQRELIIGDRQTGKTAIAIDTIINQKNTDVICIYVAIGQKASTVAKVVQTLKDHGAMDYTIVVSATASDPAPLLYLAPYAGCAMGEEFMEQGKHVLVVYDDLSKQAAAYRELSLLLRRPPGREAYPGDVFYLHSRLLERAAKLSDEYGGGSLTALPIIETQAGDVSAYIPTNVISITDGQIYLESDLFYAGVRPAVNVGLSVSRVGGAAQIKAMKQVAGSLRLDLAQYRELAAFAQFGSDLDKATLARLTRGERLVELLKQDQYKPMPVEEQVMAIFAAVNGYLDDLPVEKVRPFEAEFLKFMRANYPQIGEEIRTKGVLTDELTSRLKSAIEEFKKTFA, encoded by the coding sequence ATGAATTTGCGCCCTGAAGAAATTGGTTCGATCATAAAACAGCAAATCGAAAACTACCAGGTGCAGGTCGAAGTCAGCTCCGTGGGGACGGTTATCCAGGTCGGTGACGGTATCGCCCGGGTTTACGGTTTGGAGGACTGCATGGCCTCCGAGCTTTTAGAGTTTCCCGGCGGGGTTCTGGGAATGGCGTTAAACCTGGAAGAAGACAACGTGGGTTGCGTTATTCTCGGACCCTATACCCATATTAAAGAAGGGGATACTGTTAAGAGAACCGGCCGGGTTGTATCCGTTCCGGTAGGAGAGGCTTTGATCGGCCGGGTGGTAAACCCCCTGGGCCAACCGTTAGACGGTAAGGGCCCGATTGTGACCGATAAGTTCCGTCCGGTGGAGCGGATTGCTCCGGGTGTTATCACCCGGAAGTCGGTGCATGAGCCGCTGCAGACCGGTATTAAAGCCATTGACTCGATGATTCCCATTGGCCGCGGTCAGCGGGAGTTAATCATCGGCGACCGGCAAACCGGAAAAACGGCAATAGCCATTGACACCATTATTAACCAGAAAAATACCGACGTAATTTGTATTTACGTAGCGATCGGTCAGAAAGCTTCTACCGTGGCTAAAGTGGTACAAACCTTAAAAGACCACGGAGCGATGGACTACACGATCGTTGTTTCCGCAACCGCTTCCGACCCGGCTCCCCTTCTTTACTTAGCACCCTATGCCGGCTGTGCTATGGGAGAAGAGTTCATGGAGCAGGGCAAGCACGTTTTGGTGGTTTATGACGACCTTTCCAAGCAAGCGGCGGCTTACCGGGAGCTTTCCCTGTTGCTGCGCCGTCCCCCCGGTCGGGAAGCGTATCCGGGAGACGTATTCTACTTACACTCCCGTCTTTTGGAGCGGGCAGCAAAATTGTCCGATGAGTATGGTGGGGGTAGCTTAACGGCACTGCCGATTATCGAAACCCAGGCTGGTGACGTTTCGGCTTACATTCCTACCAACGTGATTTCCATTACCGACGGGCAGATTTACCTGGAGTCCGACCTTTTCTACGCCGGGGTACGGCCGGCGGTTAACGTCGGTTTGTCCGTGTCCCGGGTCGGTGGTGCGGCACAGATCAAGGCCATGAAGCAGGTTGCCGGAAGTTTGCGCTTGGACCTCGCCCAGTACCGGGAGCTGGCTGCTTTCGCCCAGTTTGGTTCGGACCTTGATAAAGCTACATTAGCTCGCCTTACCCGCGGTGAGCGGTTGGTGGAGCTTTTAAAGCAGGACCAGTACAAACCGATGCCGGTAGAAGAACAGGTCATGGCGATTTTTGCGGCGGTTAACGGCTATTTAGATGATCTTCCGGTAGAAAAAGTAAGACCTTTTGAAGCTGAATTTTTAAAATTCATGCGGGCCAACTATCCGCAAATTGGCGAAGAAATTCGCACCAAAGGGGTACTTACCGACGAATTGACCAGTCGTCTAAAGTCAGCTATCGAAGAATTCAAGAAGACCTTCGCCTAA
- a CDS encoding F0F1 ATP synthase subunit epsilon: MADKIKLEVVTPERVVANEHVDFVVAPGVEGEIGILPFHAPLITSLDIGILRYTVEGKTEKIALSGGFLEVKGNKVVVLANAAERGEEIDVERAQRALERARERLARRTPDIDVLRAELAMRRALNRLKAAGKM, from the coding sequence ATGGCGGATAAAATCAAGCTTGAGGTAGTCACCCCCGAGCGGGTAGTGGCGAACGAACACGTGGATTTCGTGGTTGCTCCCGGCGTGGAAGGGGAGATTGGTATTTTACCCTTTCACGCTCCATTAATTACTTCCCTTGATATCGGAATTTTACGCTATACGGTGGAGGGGAAAACGGAAAAAATTGCCCTTTCCGGCGGCTTTTTGGAGGTAAAGGGCAACAAGGTAGTGGTTCTGGCCAATGCCGCCGAGCGGGGTGAGGAGATCGATGTGGAGCGGGCCCAGAGAGCTTTAGAGCGGGCCCGGGAGCGTCTTGCCAGACGCACGCCCGATATAGACGTGCTCCGGGCGGAACTGGCCATGCGCCGGGCATTAAACCGCCTCAAAGCAGCGGGAAAAATGTAA
- the spoIID gene encoding stage II sporulation protein D, with the protein MPNWVSIMKKIAIAILILLVAWTAYTVKQEKEEEKPVKIQPEKGITLKLYNHQTDKIETVELEEYLVGVVAGEMPPNYPLEALKAQAIAARTYTLKRILSPQNTRGYHPGADLCTDPTHSQAYLSGEELRKRWGVKYYYYLSRVKWAVNSTKGKVLVYNGELIDPVYHASCGGQKTEAAKDVWGYDVPYLKSVTCLENDYPVETKTFKISYIDKVLGTDLKALAVSTGTKPVKISERTGTGRVKKIKLGSRIFLAEEIRYRLGLKSTIMTVSTRGDKIIFTTRGYGHGVGLCQRGAAALADKGKNYREILSHYYPGTKVVQYK; encoded by the coding sequence ATGCCAAATTGGGTGAGTATTATGAAAAAAATTGCAATTGCGATACTAATCCTGCTGGTAGCGTGGACAGCTTATACGGTAAAGCAGGAGAAGGAAGAGGAGAAGCCGGTTAAAATTCAGCCGGAAAAAGGGATAACCTTAAAGCTGTACAACCACCAAACCGATAAGATCGAGACGGTGGAACTGGAAGAATATCTGGTGGGGGTTGTTGCCGGCGAAATGCCGCCAAATTATCCACTGGAAGCCTTAAAAGCCCAGGCCATAGCGGCACGAACTTATACCTTGAAGCGGATTTTGTCTCCGCAAAACACCAGAGGATACCATCCCGGGGCGGACCTGTGTACCGATCCGACCCACAGCCAGGCTTACCTTTCCGGGGAAGAGCTGAGAAAGCGCTGGGGGGTAAAATACTACTATTATTTATCCCGCGTTAAGTGGGCGGTCAACTCTACCAAGGGTAAAGTGCTGGTATATAACGGTGAGCTAATTGATCCGGTTTACCACGCTTCCTGCGGCGGTCAAAAGACGGAAGCGGCCAAAGATGTCTGGGGTTACGATGTTCCTTATTTAAAATCGGTAACGTGTCTGGAAAACGACTATCCGGTGGAAACTAAAACTTTTAAAATTTCTTATATCGATAAAGTTTTGGGAACCGACCTTAAGGCCCTGGCCGTATCTACCGGTACAAAGCCTGTTAAAATCAGCGAACGAACCGGCACCGGCCGGGTGAAGAAGATTAAACTTGGCAGCCGTATTTTCTTAGCCGAAGAAATTCGCTACCGTTTGGGTTTGAAATCAACCATCATGACCGTAAGCACCCGGGGCGATAAAATCATTTTCACCACCCGGGGCTATGGCCACGGGGTCGGCCTCTGCCAGCGGGGAGCGGCGGCTCTGGCGGATAAGGGCAAAAACTATCGGGAAATTTTAAGCCACTACTACCCCGGGACAAAAGTTGTGCAATATAAGTAG
- the murA gene encoding UDP-N-acetylglucosamine 1-carboxyvinyltransferase, whose protein sequence is MEKFVIEGKQRLTGRVKISGAKNAALPILAGALLTGGTVRLTEVPELTDIYTMLEVLKALGAKVTFSEGEVVLHTPEITSAEAPYEQVRKMRASFLVMGPLLARTGRARISLPGGCAIGARPIDLHLKGFEALGAKIEMGHGFIEATAPRLKGTTVYLDFPSVGATENIMMAAVLAEGQTIIENAAEEPEIVDLANFLNNMGAKIKGAGTKVIRITGVKDLDGVNHTVIPDRIEAGTFMIGAVATQGEVIVENVITDHLTPLIAKLIEAGAEVIEDEDQNALLVRSNGKLKPLDIKTLPYPGFPTDLQAQMMALLATVPGISVVTETVFENRFMHVTELNRMGAKIRIEGRSAFIEGVESLTGARVKATDLRAGAALVIAGLVADGVTEVGHIFHIDRGYERFEEKLRGLGAKIERVSD, encoded by the coding sequence ATGGAAAAGTTTGTCATAGAAGGAAAGCAGCGACTTACGGGACGGGTAAAAATAAGCGGCGCCAAAAATGCAGCATTGCCCATTTTAGCAGGAGCCCTTTTAACCGGCGGTACCGTTCGCCTTACCGAAGTTCCGGAACTTACCGATATTTATACGATGCTTGAGGTCTTAAAAGCATTGGGGGCGAAAGTTACTTTTTCCGAGGGAGAAGTGGTTTTACATACTCCGGAAATAACGTCGGCAGAAGCACCTTACGAGCAGGTGCGTAAAATGCGGGCGTCTTTTTTAGTTATGGGACCGCTCTTAGCCCGAACCGGACGGGCCCGGATAAGCCTGCCGGGAGGATGTGCCATTGGCGCTCGGCCCATAGACCTGCATTTGAAAGGTTTTGAAGCTTTGGGAGCTAAAATAGAAATGGGACATGGCTTCATCGAAGCTACCGCACCCAGGTTAAAGGGAACTACCGTTTATCTCGACTTTCCCTCGGTGGGAGCTACCGAAAACATTATGATGGCCGCAGTTTTGGCGGAAGGGCAAACCATTATTGAAAACGCTGCTGAAGAGCCGGAAATAGTGGATTTGGCCAACTTTTTAAACAACATGGGAGCCAAAATCAAGGGTGCGGGAACCAAAGTCATCCGGATTACCGGTGTAAAGGATTTAGATGGCGTTAACCACACCGTAATTCCAGACCGCATTGAAGCCGGAACGTTCATGATCGGGGCGGTGGCCACTCAGGGAGAGGTGATCGTAGAAAACGTTATTACCGACCACTTAACCCCGCTCATTGCCAAGCTCATTGAAGCCGGGGCTGAAGTTATTGAAGATGAAGACCAAAACGCCCTGCTGGTAAGAAGTAACGGAAAATTAAAACCTCTTGATATAAAAACCCTGCCTTATCCCGGCTTTCCTACCGATTTACAGGCCCAGATGATGGCTCTTTTAGCTACTGTGCCGGGAATATCCGTGGTAACCGAAACGGTCTTTGAAAACCGCTTTATGCATGTTACCGAATTAAACCGTATGGGGGCAAAAATCCGCATCGAAGGTCGGTCCGCCTTTATTGAAGGGGTAGAAAGCCTGACCGGCGCCCGGGTCAAGGCTACCGACTTACGCGCCGGAGCCGCTCTGGTTATAGCCGGCCTTGTTGCCGATGGAGTCACCGAAGTAGGCCATATCTTCCATATCGACCGGGGTTATGAGCGGTTTGAAGAAAAGCTCCGGGGGTTGGGCGCGAAAATAGAACGAGTAAGCGATTAA
- the atpD gene encoding F0F1 ATP synthase subunit beta, with protein sequence MNVGRVVQVIGVVVDVEFEPGKVPPIYNALKIRSEDQDTPTEVPINLTLEVAQHLGNNRVRAVAMSSTDGLVRGMKVVDTGAPITVPVGRPVLGRLLNVLGEPIDGKGPVESDHYYPIHRPAPPLEEQSTRAEILETGIKVIDLLVPFLKGGKIGLFGGAGVGKTVIVMELINNIAKQHGGISVFAGVGERTREGNDLYHEMKEAGVLDKTIMVFGQMNEPPGVRLRVGLTGLTMAEYFRDEEGQDVLLFIDNIFRFTQAGSEVSALLGRMPSAVGYQPTLATEMGQLQERITSTRKGSITSVQAVYVPADDLTDPAPATTFAHLDATVVLSRQIAELGIYPAVDPLDSTSRILDPHIVGEEHYQVARGVQRVLQRYKELQDIIAILGMDELSDEDKLIVARARKLQRFLSQPFTVAEAFTGRPGKYVPVKETIRGFKEILEGKHDDIPETCFYMAGTIDEVVERARELEGSA encoded by the coding sequence ATGAACGTAGGTCGGGTAGTGCAGGTTATCGGCGTTGTGGTGGACGTAGAGTTTGAACCGGGTAAGGTTCCTCCCATTTATAACGCCTTAAAAATAAGAAGCGAAGACCAGGACACACCCACCGAAGTGCCCATTAACCTGACGCTGGAAGTTGCCCAGCACCTGGGCAACAACCGGGTCCGGGCGGTAGCGATGTCGTCTACCGATGGCCTGGTTCGGGGCATGAAAGTGGTGGATACCGGAGCGCCCATTACCGTTCCGGTAGGCCGTCCTGTTTTGGGACGCCTGTTAAACGTGCTCGGGGAACCCATTGACGGTAAGGGACCGGTGGAAAGCGACCATTACTATCCCATTCACCGGCCCGCTCCTCCTCTGGAAGAACAGTCCACCCGGGCGGAAATCCTGGAAACGGGGATTAAGGTTATCGACCTTTTGGTACCGTTCTTAAAGGGTGGTAAAATCGGGCTTTTCGGCGGTGCCGGAGTAGGTAAGACCGTTATCGTGATGGAGCTCATCAACAACATTGCCAAGCAGCACGGTGGTATTTCCGTGTTTGCCGGTGTGGGCGAGCGGACCCGGGAAGGTAACGACCTTTACCACGAAATGAAAGAAGCGGGCGTTTTGGATAAGACCATCATGGTGTTCGGGCAAATGAACGAACCACCCGGGGTGCGTCTTAGAGTAGGGCTTACCGGTCTTACCATGGCGGAATACTTCCGGGATGAAGAGGGGCAGGACGTGCTCCTCTTTATCGACAACATCTTCCGCTTCACCCAGGCCGGATCCGAAGTGTCCGCCCTACTGGGCCGGATGCCTTCGGCGGTGGGTTACCAGCCCACCCTGGCGACCGAGATGGGTCAGCTCCAGGAGCGGATTACCTCAACCCGGAAAGGTTCGATTACTTCGGTGCAGGCGGTTTACGTGCCGGCGGACGACTTAACCGACCCGGCGCCGGCGACAACCTTCGCACACCTGGATGCTACCGTCGTTCTTTCCCGGCAAATTGCCGAGCTCGGGATTTATCCGGCGGTGGACCCCCTGGACTCCACTTCCCGGATTTTAGACCCGCATATCGTCGGGGAGGAACATTATCAGGTAGCCCGGGGTGTGCAGCGGGTGCTCCAGCGCTATAAAGAACTGCAGGACATCATCGCCATTCTCGGTATGGATGAGCTTTCCGACGAAGACAAGCTGATCGTGGCCCGGGCCCGGAAGCTGCAGCGCTTCCTTTCCCAGCCGTTTACCGTGGCCGAAGCGTTTACCGGGCGGCCCGGGAAGTACGTGCCGGTGAAAGAAACCATCCGGGGCTTTAAAGAAATCCTGGAAGGCAAGCACGACGATATTCCGGAGACCTGCTTCTACATGGCGGGCACCATCGACGAAGTGGTGGAAAGGGCCCGGGAGCTTGAAGGAAGTGCATAA
- the atpH gene encoding ATP synthase F1 subunit delta, protein MKSLAVAKRYASALFELAREKGAIDSISHDFEVLEKAIQETPDVKKVLDNPVLIPAAKKELLEKLFPDFNPITKSFLKLLVDKRREVYLPEIIALFAEKLREERGEMLVEVESARELKGDLSDLIKEKLSRLTGKKVTMKVRTNPDLIGGIVVRVGNKVYDGSIKNQLYRLKRSIYG, encoded by the coding sequence ATGAAATCTTTGGCTGTGGCTAAAAGATATGCGTCCGCCCTTTTTGAACTGGCCCGGGAAAAAGGAGCTATTGACAGTATATCCCACGACTTCGAAGTTCTGGAAAAAGCTATTCAGGAAACACCGGATGTAAAAAAGGTTCTGGACAACCCGGTACTGATTCCTGCCGCCAAAAAAGAGCTTCTGGAAAAGCTTTTTCCCGATTTTAATCCCATTACCAAAAGCTTTTTAAAGCTCTTGGTGGATAAACGGCGGGAAGTATATCTTCCGGAAATTATTGCTCTTTTTGCTGAAAAACTCCGGGAAGAGCGGGGAGAAATGCTGGTAGAAGTTGAATCCGCCCGGGAATTAAAAGGTGACCTTTCCGATTTAATAAAAGAAAAGCTTTCCCGGTTAACAGGAAAGAAAGTGACCATGAAGGTCCGTACCAATCCCGATTTAATTGGCGGGATTGTGGTGCGGGTTGGTAATAAAGTTTATGACGGCAGTATTAAAAACCAGCTTTACCGTTTAAAGCGTAGTATTTACGGTTAA